A genome region from Myripristis murdjan chromosome 16, fMyrMur1.1, whole genome shotgun sequence includes the following:
- the tcaim gene encoding T-cell activation inhibitor, mitochondrial, producing MSFVSLLRHTLRLEGKHIARHFIQQRALSGADAINALRPFYFAVHPDFFGQYPREREVNENSLKRLNGYLENLQKPGAQSVQPTKLTFYVRETKESSDMQQDLLPSGFRSVSFTLHTKDVLSTVMDVLKSCSLPVEHMKGLKASTKTAKTSPGAGMPFYRPIKWDKTYYSFTGFRDPEQEIQQAKRVEPTLSLWLRNNEPEATKKHSISLPRRDELKRLKKELCQKFDLADIRWQRSWGVTHRCCQLQSLSRLSQQNPEALINLQGHTIVFTDQSGMNASGHVMLGTMDVHHQWTKLFERLPSYRSLQQQTEWLKERISLLLGGAQVIHVERLGPVQPIAEHYSTLNTFHKTLMPRCLRLHPRSLQGLTITLDNNRYTPSLHEMGHFIIPTRCDPPKLQAFLQSHAHEARQRMHRTNQLQAEEEAAVKACLQSLSLRSLSKEPSVTSSQMILCCKRLLEQRSPLMQGLHICISHFYSVMQDGDLCIPWDWKS from the exons ATGTCTTTTGTCTCACTCCTGCGCCACACATTGAG ATTGGAGGGCAAACACATTGCTAGACATTTTATCCAACAGAGAGCTCTATCCGGAGCCGATGCAATCAATGCACTGCGACCGTTTTACTTTGCGGTCCATCCTGACTTCTTCGGCCAGTATCCCAGGGAACGG GAGGTGAATGAAAATTCCCTAAAGAGGCTAAATGGCTATTTGGAAAACCTCCAGAAGCCCGGGGCGCAATCGGTTCAGCCAACAAAGCTTACTTTTTATGTCAGAGAAACTAAAGAGAGCAGTGATATGCAGCAAGACCTCCTCCCCTCAG GGTTCCGCTCAGTGAGTTTCACCCTGCACACAAAGGATGTGTTGAGCACAGTAATGGATGTTTTGAAGTCCTGCAGCCTGCCAGTAGAGCACATGAAGGGGCTGAAGGCGAGCACAAAGACAGCCAAGACTTCCCCTGGGGCCGGGATGCCTTTCTACAGACCCATCAAATGGGACAAGACTTACTATTCTTTCACTGGCTTCAGAGATCCTGAGCAGGAGATTCAGCAGGCCAAGAGAGTCGAGCCTACACTCAG CTTATGGCTGAGAAACAATGAGCCTGAGGCAACAAAGAAGCACAGCATTAGTCTTCCTCGGCGAGACGAGCTCAAGAGACTGAAGAAGGAGCTGTGCCAGAAATTTGACCTGGCTGATATCAG GTGGCAGCGTAGCTGGGGAGTCACCCACAGGTGCTGTCAGCTCCAGAGTCTCAGCCGTCTGTCTCAGCAAAACCCCGAGGCCTTGATCAATTTGCAAG GACACACCATTGTCTTCACTGACCAGTCTGGGATGAACGCCTCAGGACATGTCATGCTGGGAACAATGGATGTTCATCATCAGTGGACAAAA CTGTTTGAAAGGCTGCCCAGCTATCGGagcctgcagcagcagacagagtgGTTGAAGGAGAGGATCAGCCTTCTCCTGGGTGGAGCCCAGGTCATCCACGTTGAGAGGCTGGGTCCTGTCCAGCCCATCGCTGAGCACTACAGCACCCTCAACACCTTCCACAAGACGCTGATGCCTCGATGCCTGCGTCTGCACCCCAGGAGCCTGCAGGGTCTCACCATAACACTGGACAA CAACCGTTACACCCCCAGTCTTCATGAGATGGGCCACTTTATTATTCCTACCCGCTGTGACCCTCCAAAGCTGCAAGCCTTCCTCCAGAGCCACGCGCACGAGGCCAGGCAGCGCATGCACCGCACAAACCA GCTgcaagcagaggaagaggcagcagtGAAGGCGTGCctccagtctctctccctcagaaGCCTCTCGAAGGAGCCCAGCGTCACCTCCAGCCAGATGATCCTCTGCTGTAAAAGGCTCCTGGAGCAGCGTTCGCCCCTCATGCAGGGTCTccacatttgcatttcacaCTTTTACTCAGTCATGCAGGACGGGGACCTGTGCATCCCCTGGGACTGGAAGAGCTGA
- the cnot10 gene encoding CCR4-NOT transcription complex subunit 10 isoform X1: protein MAENTEQNEAKHDNSSSPGMTDQEKEMAASAYEAFSAGKYDESLKHLETLQELNKEDYKIAMNKAIAEFYKSGQTTTGTLKHTLMAMKNQVHTSVEDIDGLDDVENSLLYYNQAIIHYHMRQYSEAISIGEKLYQFLEPFEEKFAQAVCFLLVDLYLLTFQPEKALHLLAVLDKLSVQGNNKNGKGENNNSNKDGANQKAELMAMIEAAKSKMHQYKVRAYIQMKSSKACKREIKSVMNTAGNSAPSLFLKSNFEYLRGNYRKAVKLLNSSNIAEHPGALKTGECVRCMFWNNLGCIHFAMGKHNLGIFYFKKALQENDHTCAQLGDGSNGQSKKFAGIPMCALLANKRYELLYNCGIQLLHIGRPLAAFECLMEAVQVYHSNPRLWLRLAECCIAANKGGSEQESKGLPCKKGIVQSVVGQGYHRKIVLASQSTQNTIYSEGQSAAIPVASMEFAAICLRNALLLLPEHQQQETKAENGSKSSSQSGSTESGSENSDACSGKGQEADKFLSAAPSSPLRKQEVENLRCSILACSAYVALALGDNLMALNHAEKLLHQTKVSGSLKFLGHLYAAEALISLDRISDAIAHLNPENVTDVSLGVLTSEQDQGSDKGDEPVESSGKQTPLCYPSSVTSARAMMLFNLGSAYCLRSEYEKARKCLHQAASMVNTKEIPPEAILLGVYLELQNGNTQLALQIIKRNQLLPTSVQTASPDSRKKPVQSFQSVQPIQPIQMPSSFTQVQRK from the exons ATGGCAGAAAATACTG AACAAAACGAGGCAAAGCACGACAACTCATCGTCTCCAGGAATGACAGACCAAGAGAAAGAAATGGCAGCCAGTGCATATGAAGCGTTCTCG GCTGGGAAGTATGACGAGTCTCTCAAACACCTTGAGACCCTACAAGAGCTCAACAAAGAGGACTACAAGATTGCAATGAATAAAGCCATTGCTGAATTTTACAAAAGTGGTCAAACTACCACAGGGACCTTGAAGCACACCCTAATGGCGATGAAAAACCAG GTTCACACATCAGTGGAGGACATTGATGGTTTGGATGATGTTGAAAATAGTTTGCTGTACTACAATCAAGCAATCATTCACTATCATATGCGGCAGTACTCTGAGGCGATCTCAATAGGAGAGAAACTCTACCAGTTTCTTGAACCGTTTg AAGAAAAGTTCGCTCAGGCGGTGTGCTTCCTGCTGGTGGACCTCTACCTGCTCACCTTCCAGCCAGAGAAGGCCCTCCATCTCCTCGCTGTGCTGGACAAACTCTCAGTACAAGGAAACAACAAGAATGGGAAAGGAGAG aaCAACAATTCAAACAAAGATGGGGCAAACCAGAAAGCAGAGCTCATGGCCATGATTGAGGCAGCCAAATCAAAGATGCACCAG TACAAAGTGAGAGCCTACATTCAGATGAAATCATCCAAGGCATGTAAAAGGGAGATCAAATCAGTGATGAACACAGCAGGGAAT TCTGCACCTTCACTCTTCCTTAAGAGCAACTTTGAGTACCTGAGAGGAAACTACCGGAAAGCAGTGAAGCTGCTTAACAGCTCTAACATTGCAGAGCACCCGGGGGCTCTAAAGACAG GTGAATGTGTGCGATGTATGTTCTGGAACAATCTGGGCTGCATACACTTTGCAATGGGGAAACATAATCTAGGCATTTTCTACTTCAAGAAGGCCctgcaagaaaatgaccacacGTGTGCACAGCTGGGAGACGGCAGCAATGGGCAAT CTAAGAAGTTTGCAGGTATCCCCATGTGTGCCCTGCTAGCTAACAAGCGCTATGAGCTGCTATATAACTGTGGAATTCAGCTGCTGCACATTGGCAGGCCTCTGGCAGCCTTCGAGTGTCTGATGGAGGCAGTGCAAGTTTACCACTCCAATCCTCGGCTGTGGTTACGGCTGGCAGAATGCTGCATAGCTGCAAACAAAGGG GGCTCGGAGCAGGAGAGTAAAGGTTTACCTTGTAAAAAGGGCATAGTTCAGTCTGTTGTGGGTCAGGGTTACCATCGCAAGATTGTCTTGGCATCACAGTCGACCCAGAACACTATTTACAG TGAAGGCCAGTCAGCAGCTATCCCAGTAGCCAGTATGGAGTTTGCAGCGATCTGCTTGAGGAATGCTCTGCTCCTCCTTCCTGAACACCAGCAGCAGGAGACCAAGGCCGAGAACGGCTCCAAGAgctccagccaatcaggaagCACAGAGAGCGGCAGCGAAAACAGCGATGCCTGCAG TGGGAAGGGTCAGGAGGCAGATAAGTTCCTGTCTGCAGCCCCATCGTCTCCTCTTAGAAAACAAGAGGTAGAGAACCTCAG gTGCTCCATCTTGGCCTGTAGTGCCTATGTGGCATTGGCATTGGGAGACAACCTCATGGCTCTAAACCATGCAGAGAAACTCCTCCATCAAACCAAGGTCTCTGGATCCCTCAA GTTCCTGGGTCACCTTTATGCTGCAGAGGCGCTCATCTCTCTGGACAGGATCTCTGACGCAATTGCTCATCTCAATCCTGAGAATGTCACTGACGTTTCACTGGGGGTGTTGACCAGCGAGCAGGACCAAG gATCAGACAAAGGGGATGAGCCTGTCGAGTCCT cAGGGAAGCAGACCCCCCTGTGTTACCCCAGCAGTGTAACGTCAGCTCGGGCTATGATGCTGTTCAACCTGGGCAGCGCCTACTGCTTGAGAAGCGAGTATGAGAAGGCCCGCAAATGCCTGCATCAG GCTGCATCTATGGTGAACACGAAGGAAATTCCTCCTGAAGCCATTCTGCTTGGAGTCTATTTAGAACTGCAGAATG gaaacacacagctggCCCTGCAGATCATCAAACGGAACCAGCTCCTCCCCACATCGGTCCAGACGGCTTCGCCTGACTCGCGGAAGAAACCCGTCCAGTCCTTCCAGTCTGTGCAGCCCATCCAGCCCATCCAGATGCCCTCATCTTTCACACAAGTGCAGCGCAAATGA
- the cnot10 gene encoding CCR4-NOT transcription complex subunit 10 isoform X2: MAENTEQNEAKHDNSSSPGMTDQEKEMAASAYEAFSAGKYDESLKHLETLQELNKEDYKIAMNKAIAEFYKSGQTTTGTLKHTLMAMKNQVHTSVEDIDGLDDVENSLLYYNQAIIHYHMRQYSEAISIGEKLYQFLEPFEKFAQAVCFLLVDLYLLTFQPEKALHLLAVLDKLSVQGNNKNGKGENNNSNKDGANQKAELMAMIEAAKSKMHQYKVRAYIQMKSSKACKREIKSVMNTAGNSAPSLFLKSNFEYLRGNYRKAVKLLNSSNIAEHPGALKTGECVRCMFWNNLGCIHFAMGKHNLGIFYFKKALQENDHTCAQLGDGSNGQSKKFAGIPMCALLANKRYELLYNCGIQLLHIGRPLAAFECLMEAVQVYHSNPRLWLRLAECCIAANKGGSEQESKGLPCKKGIVQSVVGQGYHRKIVLASQSTQNTIYSEGQSAAIPVASMEFAAICLRNALLLLPEHQQQETKAENGSKSSSQSGSTESGSENSDACSGKGQEADKFLSAAPSSPLRKQEVENLRCSILACSAYVALALGDNLMALNHAEKLLHQTKVSGSLKFLGHLYAAEALISLDRISDAIAHLNPENVTDVSLGVLTSEQDQGSDKGDEPVESSGKQTPLCYPSSVTSARAMMLFNLGSAYCLRSEYEKARKCLHQAASMVNTKEIPPEAILLGVYLELQNGNTQLALQIIKRNQLLPTSVQTASPDSRKKPVQSFQSVQPIQPIQMPSSFTQVQRK, from the exons ATGGCAGAAAATACTG AACAAAACGAGGCAAAGCACGACAACTCATCGTCTCCAGGAATGACAGACCAAGAGAAAGAAATGGCAGCCAGTGCATATGAAGCGTTCTCG GCTGGGAAGTATGACGAGTCTCTCAAACACCTTGAGACCCTACAAGAGCTCAACAAAGAGGACTACAAGATTGCAATGAATAAAGCCATTGCTGAATTTTACAAAAGTGGTCAAACTACCACAGGGACCTTGAAGCACACCCTAATGGCGATGAAAAACCAG GTTCACACATCAGTGGAGGACATTGATGGTTTGGATGATGTTGAAAATAGTTTGCTGTACTACAATCAAGCAATCATTCACTATCATATGCGGCAGTACTCTGAGGCGATCTCAATAGGAGAGAAACTCTACCAGTTTCTTGAACCGTTTg AAAAGTTCGCTCAGGCGGTGTGCTTCCTGCTGGTGGACCTCTACCTGCTCACCTTCCAGCCAGAGAAGGCCCTCCATCTCCTCGCTGTGCTGGACAAACTCTCAGTACAAGGAAACAACAAGAATGGGAAAGGAGAG aaCAACAATTCAAACAAAGATGGGGCAAACCAGAAAGCAGAGCTCATGGCCATGATTGAGGCAGCCAAATCAAAGATGCACCAG TACAAAGTGAGAGCCTACATTCAGATGAAATCATCCAAGGCATGTAAAAGGGAGATCAAATCAGTGATGAACACAGCAGGGAAT TCTGCACCTTCACTCTTCCTTAAGAGCAACTTTGAGTACCTGAGAGGAAACTACCGGAAAGCAGTGAAGCTGCTTAACAGCTCTAACATTGCAGAGCACCCGGGGGCTCTAAAGACAG GTGAATGTGTGCGATGTATGTTCTGGAACAATCTGGGCTGCATACACTTTGCAATGGGGAAACATAATCTAGGCATTTTCTACTTCAAGAAGGCCctgcaagaaaatgaccacacGTGTGCACAGCTGGGAGACGGCAGCAATGGGCAAT CTAAGAAGTTTGCAGGTATCCCCATGTGTGCCCTGCTAGCTAACAAGCGCTATGAGCTGCTATATAACTGTGGAATTCAGCTGCTGCACATTGGCAGGCCTCTGGCAGCCTTCGAGTGTCTGATGGAGGCAGTGCAAGTTTACCACTCCAATCCTCGGCTGTGGTTACGGCTGGCAGAATGCTGCATAGCTGCAAACAAAGGG GGCTCGGAGCAGGAGAGTAAAGGTTTACCTTGTAAAAAGGGCATAGTTCAGTCTGTTGTGGGTCAGGGTTACCATCGCAAGATTGTCTTGGCATCACAGTCGACCCAGAACACTATTTACAG TGAAGGCCAGTCAGCAGCTATCCCAGTAGCCAGTATGGAGTTTGCAGCGATCTGCTTGAGGAATGCTCTGCTCCTCCTTCCTGAACACCAGCAGCAGGAGACCAAGGCCGAGAACGGCTCCAAGAgctccagccaatcaggaagCACAGAGAGCGGCAGCGAAAACAGCGATGCCTGCAG TGGGAAGGGTCAGGAGGCAGATAAGTTCCTGTCTGCAGCCCCATCGTCTCCTCTTAGAAAACAAGAGGTAGAGAACCTCAG gTGCTCCATCTTGGCCTGTAGTGCCTATGTGGCATTGGCATTGGGAGACAACCTCATGGCTCTAAACCATGCAGAGAAACTCCTCCATCAAACCAAGGTCTCTGGATCCCTCAA GTTCCTGGGTCACCTTTATGCTGCAGAGGCGCTCATCTCTCTGGACAGGATCTCTGACGCAATTGCTCATCTCAATCCTGAGAATGTCACTGACGTTTCACTGGGGGTGTTGACCAGCGAGCAGGACCAAG gATCAGACAAAGGGGATGAGCCTGTCGAGTCCT cAGGGAAGCAGACCCCCCTGTGTTACCCCAGCAGTGTAACGTCAGCTCGGGCTATGATGCTGTTCAACCTGGGCAGCGCCTACTGCTTGAGAAGCGAGTATGAGAAGGCCCGCAAATGCCTGCATCAG GCTGCATCTATGGTGAACACGAAGGAAATTCCTCCTGAAGCCATTCTGCTTGGAGTCTATTTAGAACTGCAGAATG gaaacacacagctggCCCTGCAGATCATCAAACGGAACCAGCTCCTCCCCACATCGGTCCAGACGGCTTCGCCTGACTCGCGGAAGAAACCCGTCCAGTCCTTCCAGTCTGTGCAGCCCATCCAGCCCATCCAGATGCCCTCATCTTTCACACAAGTGCAGCGCAAATGA
- the cnot10 gene encoding CCR4-NOT transcription complex subunit 10 isoform X3 encodes MAENTEQNEAKHDNSSSPGMTDQEKEMAASAYEAFSAGKYDESLKHLETLQELNKEDYKIAMNKAIAEFYKSGQTTTGTLKHTLMAMKNQVHTSVEDIDGLDDVENSLLYYNQAIIHYHMRQYSEAISIGEKLYQFLEPFEEKFAQAVCFLLVDLYLLTFQPEKALHLLAVLDKLSVQGNNKNGKGENNNSNKDGANQKAELMAMIEAAKSKMHQYKVRAYIQMKSSKACKREIKSVMNTAGNSAPSLFLKSNFEYLRGNYRKAVKLLNSSNIAEHPGALKTGECVRCMFWNNLGCIHFAMGKHNLGIFYFKKALQENDHTCAQLGDGSNGQSKKFAGIPMCALLANKRYELLYNCGIQLLHIGRPLAAFECLMEAVQVYHSNPRLWLRLAECCIAANKGGSEQESKGLPCKKGIVQSVVGQGYHRKIVLASQSTQNTIYSEGQSAAIPVASMEFAAICLRNALLLLPEHQQQETKAENGSKSSSQSGSTESGSENSDACSGKGQEADKFLSAAPSSPLRKQEVENLRCSILACSAYVALALGDNLMALNHAEKLLHQTKVSGSLKFLGHLYAAEALISLDRISDAIAHLNPENVTDVSLGVLTSEQDQGSDKGDEPVESWKQTPLCYPSSVTSARAMMLFNLGSAYCLRSEYEKARKCLHQAASMVNTKEIPPEAILLGVYLELQNGNTQLALQIIKRNQLLPTSVQTASPDSRKKPVQSFQSVQPIQPIQMPSSFTQVQRK; translated from the exons ATGGCAGAAAATACTG AACAAAACGAGGCAAAGCACGACAACTCATCGTCTCCAGGAATGACAGACCAAGAGAAAGAAATGGCAGCCAGTGCATATGAAGCGTTCTCG GCTGGGAAGTATGACGAGTCTCTCAAACACCTTGAGACCCTACAAGAGCTCAACAAAGAGGACTACAAGATTGCAATGAATAAAGCCATTGCTGAATTTTACAAAAGTGGTCAAACTACCACAGGGACCTTGAAGCACACCCTAATGGCGATGAAAAACCAG GTTCACACATCAGTGGAGGACATTGATGGTTTGGATGATGTTGAAAATAGTTTGCTGTACTACAATCAAGCAATCATTCACTATCATATGCGGCAGTACTCTGAGGCGATCTCAATAGGAGAGAAACTCTACCAGTTTCTTGAACCGTTTg AAGAAAAGTTCGCTCAGGCGGTGTGCTTCCTGCTGGTGGACCTCTACCTGCTCACCTTCCAGCCAGAGAAGGCCCTCCATCTCCTCGCTGTGCTGGACAAACTCTCAGTACAAGGAAACAACAAGAATGGGAAAGGAGAG aaCAACAATTCAAACAAAGATGGGGCAAACCAGAAAGCAGAGCTCATGGCCATGATTGAGGCAGCCAAATCAAAGATGCACCAG TACAAAGTGAGAGCCTACATTCAGATGAAATCATCCAAGGCATGTAAAAGGGAGATCAAATCAGTGATGAACACAGCAGGGAAT TCTGCACCTTCACTCTTCCTTAAGAGCAACTTTGAGTACCTGAGAGGAAACTACCGGAAAGCAGTGAAGCTGCTTAACAGCTCTAACATTGCAGAGCACCCGGGGGCTCTAAAGACAG GTGAATGTGTGCGATGTATGTTCTGGAACAATCTGGGCTGCATACACTTTGCAATGGGGAAACATAATCTAGGCATTTTCTACTTCAAGAAGGCCctgcaagaaaatgaccacacGTGTGCACAGCTGGGAGACGGCAGCAATGGGCAAT CTAAGAAGTTTGCAGGTATCCCCATGTGTGCCCTGCTAGCTAACAAGCGCTATGAGCTGCTATATAACTGTGGAATTCAGCTGCTGCACATTGGCAGGCCTCTGGCAGCCTTCGAGTGTCTGATGGAGGCAGTGCAAGTTTACCACTCCAATCCTCGGCTGTGGTTACGGCTGGCAGAATGCTGCATAGCTGCAAACAAAGGG GGCTCGGAGCAGGAGAGTAAAGGTTTACCTTGTAAAAAGGGCATAGTTCAGTCTGTTGTGGGTCAGGGTTACCATCGCAAGATTGTCTTGGCATCACAGTCGACCCAGAACACTATTTACAG TGAAGGCCAGTCAGCAGCTATCCCAGTAGCCAGTATGGAGTTTGCAGCGATCTGCTTGAGGAATGCTCTGCTCCTCCTTCCTGAACACCAGCAGCAGGAGACCAAGGCCGAGAACGGCTCCAAGAgctccagccaatcaggaagCACAGAGAGCGGCAGCGAAAACAGCGATGCCTGCAG TGGGAAGGGTCAGGAGGCAGATAAGTTCCTGTCTGCAGCCCCATCGTCTCCTCTTAGAAAACAAGAGGTAGAGAACCTCAG gTGCTCCATCTTGGCCTGTAGTGCCTATGTGGCATTGGCATTGGGAGACAACCTCATGGCTCTAAACCATGCAGAGAAACTCCTCCATCAAACCAAGGTCTCTGGATCCCTCAA GTTCCTGGGTCACCTTTATGCTGCAGAGGCGCTCATCTCTCTGGACAGGATCTCTGACGCAATTGCTCATCTCAATCCTGAGAATGTCACTGACGTTTCACTGGGGGTGTTGACCAGCGAGCAGGACCAAG gATCAGACAAAGGGGATGAGCCTGTCGAGTCCT GGAAGCAGACCCCCCTGTGTTACCCCAGCAGTGTAACGTCAGCTCGGGCTATGATGCTGTTCAACCTGGGCAGCGCCTACTGCTTGAGAAGCGAGTATGAGAAGGCCCGCAAATGCCTGCATCAG GCTGCATCTATGGTGAACACGAAGGAAATTCCTCCTGAAGCCATTCTGCTTGGAGTCTATTTAGAACTGCAGAATG gaaacacacagctggCCCTGCAGATCATCAAACGGAACCAGCTCCTCCCCACATCGGTCCAGACGGCTTCGCCTGACTCGCGGAAGAAACCCGTCCAGTCCTTCCAGTCTGTGCAGCCCATCCAGCCCATCCAGATGCCCTCATCTTTCACACAAGTGCAGCGCAAATGA
- the calhm6 gene encoding calcium homeostasis modulator protein 6 has translation MDKFKTVLNVATKQQTSQLGFGLIALLTAGGEQIFSSVVFNCPCSSWNFLYGMVFLLVPAWVLLVLGYISSIRLWKLITGSCYRRSKLCRWKTCAAAGAVLFQITTTALVAPSSWIAVALLNGNYFQCAMTGLNVTSFKKHFCGETVSQSECQEELYQFPCGRGGTEAQRKDVLISLRAESQIMGWLLIASIVVTNLLLTCMARCYSPISYLQLKFWKAYTQEENSLMESYSIKHAKELADRNLKSFFQQKQPEQIFTPSNVDWQRISAFYRFSTKDHYYSTMHQFVEQLDANDSGAMRMASVRSDGPGANNPAVLAFVDEGKMML, from the exons ATGGATAAGTTCAAGACGGTGCTCAACGTCGCTACCAAGCAGCAGACCAGCCAGCTCGGCTTCGGTTTGATTGCACTGCTGACGGCAGGCGGGGAGCAGATCTTCTCCTCGGTGGTGTTCAACTGCCCCTGTAGTAGCTGGAACTTCCTCTACGGCATGGTGTTCCTCCTGGTGCCCGCCTGGGTGCTCCTGGTGTTGGGCTACATCTCCAGCATAAGGCTGTGGAAGCTGATCACGGGGAGCTGTTACCGCAGATCCAAGCTGTGCCGCTGGAAAACCTGCGCTGCCGCCGGGGCTGTCCTGTTTCAGATCACCACCACAGCCTTGGTGGCCCCTTCCAGCTGGATCGCCGTGGCGCTGCTGAATGGCAACTACTTTCAGTGTGCCATGACCGGGCTCAACGTGACCAGTTTTAAAAAGCACTTCTGTGGCGAGACTGTCTCCCAGTCCGAGTGCCAAGAGGAGCTGTACCAGTTTCCCTGCGGCAGAGGAGGCACTGAGGCGCAAAGAAAGGATGTGCTGATCAGCCTGAGAGCGGAGTCCCAG ATTATGGGCTGGCTGCTGATCGCCTCCATCGTGGTGACCAacctgctgctcacctgcatGGCACGGTGCTATTCTCCCATCAGCTACCTGCAGCTCAAGTTCTGGAAGGCCTACACCCAGGAGGAGAACAGCCTGATGGAGTCGTACTCCATCAAACACGCCAAGGAGCTTGCCGACAGAAACCTGAAGAGCTTCTTCCAGCAGAAGCAGCCCGAACAGATCTTTACCCCCTCCAACGTGGACTGGCAGAGGATCTCCGCCTTCTACAGGTTTAGCACCAAAGATCACTACTACAGCACCATGCACCAGTTTGTGGAGCAACTTGATGCAAACGACAGCGGGGCCATGAGGATGGCCTCAGTCAGATCTGACGGCCCCGGTGCCAACAACCCCGCTGTACTCGCTTTTGTGGATGAGGGTAAGATGATGCTGTGA
- the LOC115374377 gene encoding calcium homeostasis modulator protein 5-like — MEKFQAVLQFLMNKKATIGYSFMALMTIGGERIFSMVSFQCPCNHDQNFAYGLTFLLGPAAVLLLFGLFFSSRLWRLYTGCCLNPIKLCPRGNCFGCFRVVLSIFTGACVAPIMWLCVALLNGTFYECAVSGLDDNLVVDLFCKNKTLKCREELARVPCDRSKLSSDERMELLLMFRAQSQILGWLIIIIAATVGLLGACYKNCRSKVSYLQLTFWKRYMEKERERFDTFAGEYATKLAERNLRSFFENKDPEAFPFPNHRAWEEISALYTFSRSEQYYSTLQRYVERTDRDFSPEKKTIIDLEGGMEMS; from the exons ATGGAAAAATTCCAGGCTGTCCTGCAGTTCTTAATGAACAAGAAGGCCACCATTGGCTACAGTTTCATGGCCCTCATGACCATCGGCGGGGAGCGAATCTTCTCCATGGTGTCTTTCCAGTGCCCCTGCAACCACGACCAGAACTTTGCCTACGGGCTGACCTTCCTGCTGGGCCCAGCCGCGGTGCTGTTGCTTTTTGGTCTGTTCTTTAGCAGCAGGTTGTGGAGGCTCTACACCGGCTGCTGCCTGAACCCGATAAAGCTTTGCCCCCGGGGGAACTGCTTCGGCTGCTTCAGGGTGGTCCTGAGCATCTTCACCGGTGCCTGCGTGGCCCCTATAATGTGGCTGTGCGTGGCCCTGCTAAATGGGACTTTTTACGAATGTGCTGTCAGTGGCCTCGATGATAACCTGGTGGTGGATCTGTTCTGCAAAAACAAGACCTTGAAGTGCCGGGAGGAGCTGGCCAGAGTGCCGTGTGACAGGTCCAAGCTGTCCAGCGATGAGCGGATGGAGCTGCTCTTAATGTTCAGGGCCCAGTCACAG ATCCTAGGCtggctcatcatcatcatagcaGCAACTGTTGGCCTCCTTGGCGCCTGCTACAAAAACTGCCGCTCCAAGGTGAGCTACCTGCAGCTCACCTTTTGGAAACGCTacatggagaaggagagggagcgcTTTGACACCTTCGCTGGAGAATACGCCACCAAGCTGGCCGAGAGGAACCTCCGCAGCTTCTTTGAGAACAAGGACCCCGAGGCCTTCCCGTTCCCCAACCACAGAGCCTGGGAAGAGATCTCAGCGCTCTACACGTTCTCCAGGAGTGAGCAATATTACAGCACACTGCAGCGGTATGTGGAGAGGACAGACAGGGACTTCAGCCCGGAGAAGAAAACCATCATAGATCtggagggtggcatggagatgAGCTAG